One window of the Salvia splendens isolate huo1 chromosome 1, SspV2, whole genome shotgun sequence genome contains the following:
- the LOC121796858 gene encoding B-box zinc finger protein 24-like produces MKIQCDVCEKAPATVICCADEAALCEKCDVEVHAANKLASKHQRLLLQCLSNKLPRCDICQDKPAFIFCVEDRALFCKDCDEPIHSANSRAANHQRFLATGIRVALGNACNEGNVKSELDPKPPKSISQPIGQKSTPLHVSGLTSSSWGVDELLQFSDYSSSDKKEQPDFTELDWLTDISYFGEQVCPEVLSAAEVPQLPTSQPSSMISFRQPKSYSPHKKPRIEVPDDDEEFFTVPDLG; encoded by the exons atgaAGATTCAGTGCGATGTGTGTGAGAAGGCGCCGGCGACGGTGATCTGCTGCGCCGACGAGGCGGCGCTGTGTGAGAAATGCGACGTCGAAGTTCACGCCGCGAACAAGCTTGCTAGCAAGCACCAGAGGCTTCTGCTTCAGTGCCTCTCCAACAAGCTCCCTCGTTGTGATATTTGCCAA GACAAGCCGGCCTTCATATTCTGTGTCGAGGACAGAGCCCTCTTCTGCAAGGACTGCGACGAGCCCATCCATTCAGCCAACAGCCGCGCTGCAAACCACCAACGCTTCTTAGCAACTGGGATCAGAGTGGCTTTAGGCAACGCCTGCAACGAGGGTAATGTCAAGAGTGAGTTGGACCCGAAGCCCCCAAAATCAATCTCACAACCAATTGGTCAGAAATCCACCCCACTCCATGTTTCTGGACTCACATCTTCGTCGTGGGGTGTCGATGAACTGCTGCAGTTTTCTGACTACTCTTCATCAGATAAG AAGGAGCAGCCAGACTTCACTGAGCTCGACTGGCTCACGGACATTAGCTACTTTGGCGAGCAAGTATGTCCGGAGGTTTTATCAGCAGCGGAGGTGCCTCAGCTTCCGACGTCTCAGCCAAGTAGCATGATCTCTTTCAGACAACCGAAATCGTACAGTCCTCACAAGAAACCGAGAATCGAAGTTCCTGACGATGATGAGGAGTTCTTCACAGTTCCTGATCTTGGTTGA